The Triticum aestivum cultivar Chinese Spring chromosome 5A, IWGSC CS RefSeq v2.1, whole genome shotgun sequence genomic sequence GATGCTGTTGGGGATGCCCCTGGCCGTGAGCCCGGTGGCATCGCCATTGTGGTCAGAGGTATTGGGGTAAAGCAGCATGTATGGGAACTTGACCGGGCCATTGCGGTTCTTGAGCTGGGGGTTCCCGTTCAAGGCTACCACCTCGCTCTCGATGCCCTCCAGCCTCGTGCCAAACCGCTCGAACGCCTCCAGAGCCTTGGCGTCCGATGTCCACTCCGGCGTGTCACGTTGCCCGAGGTAAATCTCGTCCGAGGAGTGCTTGGATAGGATCTCCAGCAGTGAAATGCCAATTATGGCCTGCACTTGGTTGGTGATAGTGTGGATGAACACCTTTTCCGGCTCGCGGGCCAGCATGGCGTATTCCTCGGTGCCCGGCTCCGGCATGGGACGACGGCTTGCTGACGGCTTGTTGGGGTGGTAACCTGCGTACGGGTACTGCCCGAAGTTTACAGCGGCGTGCAGCGCCGACCCTGTCCAGATGATGGTGGTGCATGCCTTGACCAGCTCTGCcaccgtcttcatctccggccaccACGCCGCGTCCTTGAGGTCGCCGTGGCCGACGTCGCGAACTTCCTTCCACCATGCCTGCAGCTCCACGTCGCCCTGAAGCACGCTGTCGCTGGTATAGTAGATGGCGAGATACTCCGTCACCCACCGCTCGATCACAGTCCAGATAGCCAGCCCGTCCACCGCGTAAGGGTAGTCCTCGAGCAACAGCCGCACCTTGTGCGGGCTTGATGGGtcaggcacggccatgcctctgcATTTCATGATTGATTAGTACCATGTCACTAACTGACGAATGGTTCTTCACATACTTAACCTACCCTACAGAACAACTACTTACCTTTTGATTAGATCATCGGGGAGGGCCTGCTCGTTGAAGTTCCAGTCCTTGTAGGTAACGGAGGACATCTCCGTGGCGTACTTGCGCTGGAAGACGGTCAGCTCGATGACTCCGCCGGCGTTGATGAGCAACTCACGCGCCCGCGAGTTGATGTTCATCGTGTCACGGTAGTGCGGCTGTAGGAGCTTGTGCACCGGGTGAGTCACGCTTAGTTGCCGGTTCGTGGCGATGATGAAGGGCTCCATCACGGCGTGCGTGTTGAGCCAGTGGCTGACCAGCTGGTGATAGCCGTAGTCATTGACGCAGACGTACGCCTTGGCGAGCTGCCATATCCAGGCCTCGACGCCGGTGGACGCCGGAGTGTAGACGGTGCTCTTTGCGGTGGTGAGGCCGCCCTGGAGCAGAGGCGTGCTCAGCTCGATGGCCACTGGCGCCAGCGTGCCGTCGCCTCGCAGGAAGAACAGAGTCCTTGTGGCATAGAGGAAGGTGTCGTCGAGGTTATTGAGCCTGACGAGGTATGGCATCATGTTGTCGTGGTGGTCAAGGATGTAGAGCCTGTTGCTGGCCATTGCCTGCTGCGCGGTGAGGCCCTCGAGGCTATTCCCGATATGCGCCTCAGTGATGGTGCTGGTGTGGTCGCCGTACTGGCTTGGATCCAAAGTACTCTTGGGAGGAAACTCCTGCAATGCAATGGATTAATTTTTACCGTTAATTTAGAGTTTTGTTCATACTTCTCACTATTTTCTCTCTCCTAGTTTAGCCATAAATTTAACTAAGAAAATACAAGCTATATGCCACAAATGATATATCACTTGATGTTAGACTCACCGTGACACGTGTGATCATCATCGGGTTGACGCCGGCAAGAATCTCCCTTGCAAACTCCTCGTCGGTCATCCATGCTATCTCGTCTTCTGGGCGTAAGTGCACGATTAGttagcatggcaaagtcatacaAACATGGAGTAACCATTTATTCAAAGCACGTACTACCTTTGATGACTTGTGGCTTGGGGAGCTTGAGGAGGTAGTCGCCGCCCATGGGTATGAGGTCCTTGACGAGCTCGAGCGGGAAGCGCTTGCGCATCTCCTCCAGGGCGGGGATGTTGGGCAGCTTGATGCCGCCCTCGCAGAGCTTGAGGATGTCGGCGAAGGAGTCGAACTCGCCGGGGGAGAGGACGACGTAGGTGCGTATGGCCGGTATGATGCCGTCCACCAGCGCCTTGAGCGAGTACCCGAGGAAGTCCGACTGCTTGAGATGCCCGAACAGCTCGTCCCGCGGCACGTAGATGCTCTGCACCAGCGGCAGAAGCCGGC encodes the following:
- the LOC123104949 gene encoding linoleate 9S-lipoxygenase 2 isoform X2, coding for MFSDIIGGLIGARLKGSVVLTRKNALDFNDLGATIIDSVTEFLGRGVTCQLISSTVVDSNNGNRGKVGAEASLEQWITSLPRVLTVGDSKFSVAFDWAVDKLGVPGAIIVKNNHASEFFLKTITLDDVPGHGAVVFVANSWVYPQDMYRYNRVFFANNTYLPTKMPVALKPYRDDELRNLRGDDQQGPYEAHDRVYRYDVYNDLGDSRQILGGSKDFPYPRRCRTGRKLSQTNPDRESRLLPLVQSIYVPRDELFGHLKQSDFLGYSLKALVDGIIPAIRTYVVLSPGEFDSFADILKLCEGGIKLPNIPALEEMRKRFPLELVKDLIPMGGDYLLKLPKPQVIKEDEIAWMTDEEFAREILAGVNPMMITRVTEFPPKSTLDPSQYGDHTSTITEAHIGNSLEGLTAQQAMASNRLYILDHHDNMMPYLVRLNNLDDTFLYATRTLFFLRGDGTLAPVAIELSTPLLQGGLTTAKSTVYTPASTGVEAWIWQLAKAYVCVNDYGYHQLVSHWLNTHAVMEPFIIATNRQLSVTHPVHKLLQPHYRDTMNINSRARELLINAGGVIELTVFQRKYATEMSSVTYKDWNFNEQALPDDLIKRGMAVPDPSSPHKVRLLLEDYPYAVDGLAIWTVIERWVTEYLAIYYTSDSVLQGDVELQAWWKEVRDVGHGDLKDAAWWPEMKTVAELVKACTTIIWTGSALHAAVNFGQYPYAGYHPNKPSASRRPMPEPGTEEYAMLAREPEKVFIHTITNQVQAIIGISLLEILSKHSSDEIYLGQRDTPEWTSDAKALEAFERFGTRLEGIESEVVALNGNPQLKNRNGPVKFPYMLLYPNTSDHNGDATGLTARGIPNSISI
- the LOC123104949 gene encoding linoleate 9S-lipoxygenase 2 isoform X1 translates to MYRYNRVFFANNTYLPTKMPVALKPYRDDELRNLRGDDQQGPYEAHDRVYRYDVYNDLGDSRQILGGSKDFPYPRRCRTGRKLSQTNPDRESRLLPLVQSIYVPRDELFGHLKQSDFLGYSLKALVDGIIPAIRTYVVLSPGEFDSFADILKLCEGGIKLPNIPALEEMRKRFPLELVKDLIPMGGDYLLKLPKPQVIKDEIAWMTDEEFAREILAGVNPMMITRVTEFPPKSTLDPSQYGDHTSTITEAHIGNSLEGLTAQQAMASNRLYILDHHDNMMPYLVRLNNLDDTFLYATRTLFFLRGDGTLAPVAIELSTPLLQGGLTTAKSTVYTPASTGVEAWIWQLAKAYVCVNDYGYHQLVSHWLNTHAVMEPFIIATNRQLSVTHPVHKLLQPHYRDTMNINSRARELLINAGGVIELTVFQRKYATEMSSVTYKDWNFNEQALPDDLIKRGMAVPDPSSPHKVRLLLEDYPYAVDGLAIWTVIERWVTEYLAIYYTSDSVLQGDVELQAWWKEVRDVGHGDLKDAAWWPEMKTVAELVKACTTIIWTGSALHAAVNFGQYPYAGYHPNKPSASRRPMPEPGTEEYAMLAREPEKVFIHTITNQVQAIIGISLLEILSKHSSDEIYLGQRDTPEWTSDAKALEAFERFGTRLEGIESEVVALNGNPQLKNRNGPVKFPYMLLYPNTSDHNGDATGLTARGIPNSISI